One genomic window of Polyangium aurulentum includes the following:
- a CDS encoding L,D-transpeptidase → MALNNNSRVPAPRAPQEPPPPPQGGSTALASALGFVAAAGIAGVIAWASGCHGDAPPGASVDRPSRSNSLPAPPPAKTATAKTQPRAGSVPSTAVAEAPDAGAAEPPAPAVEEKPYTGPLLGALAVQTPVYPKMEFGKKRLGYIRLGGKVPVDPAPVKNGDCPAGWYRLLDGGYVCGKYSTTDLTNPQVRLGITAPNLDDVLPYKYAYNTGHGTPLYRSVPSKEEMLRYEPYLEAAKKAKKKKKSEDAEEEGDEKPSAKEQDAQVATAVAAATTSATPATTAPAEGAVAQPAAMEQPTLAIEQLADAGIAPEEPPKPWWQQIEPGKPINVTLAELEKDADGTVAKRMVKGFFVAVDKTFGWNGRLWYKTTAGLVAPSDRMYIVKPPTSSGLDFPEGAKQIGFITSTKSSKFELDAEMKNAKVVGPLARFAAFGLTGETATVKSVVYRKTTEGWWMKGADGTFTEPGPQPKDLAPGEKWIDVNITRKTLVAIEGDKPVFATLVSPGRKSSNKAKDHSTIQGTFRIREKHIAVTMDGDGTVAGDLPYSIEDVPYVAYFEGSYALHGAFWHNNFGREMSHGCVNLSPLDAKKVFFWAEPKLPRGWHAVWSTPENRGTLVVVHE, encoded by the coding sequence GTGGCGTTGAACAACAACAGCCGCGTGCCGGCTCCGCGCGCCCCCCAGGAACCTCCGCCTCCTCCGCAAGGAGGGTCGACGGCGCTCGCGAGCGCGCTCGGCTTCGTGGCGGCGGCGGGCATCGCGGGTGTGATTGCCTGGGCGAGTGGCTGCCACGGCGATGCGCCTCCCGGCGCGTCCGTCGATCGGCCCTCGCGCAGCAACAGCTTGCCGGCTCCGCCTCCGGCGAAGACGGCGACTGCCAAGACGCAGCCGCGCGCAGGCTCGGTGCCGTCGACGGCGGTGGCGGAGGCGCCCGACGCGGGCGCGGCCGAACCTCCGGCGCCGGCCGTCGAGGAGAAGCCGTACACGGGCCCGCTCCTGGGTGCGCTGGCGGTGCAGACGCCGGTGTATCCGAAGATGGAGTTCGGCAAGAAGCGGCTCGGGTACATCCGCCTCGGCGGCAAGGTCCCGGTCGATCCGGCGCCGGTGAAGAACGGCGATTGTCCGGCGGGCTGGTATCGGCTGCTCGATGGCGGCTACGTCTGCGGCAAGTACTCGACGACGGACCTGACCAACCCGCAGGTGCGGCTCGGCATCACGGCGCCGAACCTCGACGACGTGCTGCCGTACAAGTACGCGTACAACACCGGGCACGGCACGCCGCTGTACCGCTCGGTGCCCTCGAAGGAGGAGATGCTCCGGTACGAGCCCTACCTCGAGGCGGCGAAGAAGGCGAAGAAGAAGAAGAAGAGCGAGGACGCCGAGGAGGAGGGCGACGAGAAGCCGAGCGCCAAGGAGCAGGACGCGCAGGTCGCGACTGCGGTTGCTGCGGCGACGACCTCGGCGACGCCCGCGACGACTGCGCCTGCGGAGGGCGCGGTGGCGCAGCCTGCGGCGATGGAGCAGCCGACGCTCGCGATCGAGCAGCTCGCGGATGCGGGCATCGCGCCCGAGGAGCCGCCGAAGCCCTGGTGGCAGCAGATCGAGCCGGGCAAGCCGATCAACGTCACGCTCGCCGAGCTCGAGAAGGATGCGGATGGCACGGTCGCCAAGCGCATGGTGAAGGGCTTCTTCGTCGCGGTCGACAAGACGTTCGGGTGGAACGGGCGGCTCTGGTACAAGACGACGGCGGGGCTCGTGGCGCCGAGCGATCGGATGTACATCGTGAAGCCTCCGACGTCGTCCGGGCTCGATTTCCCGGAGGGGGCCAAGCAGATCGGGTTCATCACCTCGACGAAGTCGAGCAAGTTCGAGCTCGACGCCGAGATGAAGAACGCGAAGGTCGTGGGGCCGCTCGCGCGGTTTGCGGCCTTCGGGCTCACCGGGGAGACGGCGACGGTCAAGTCGGTCGTGTATCGGAAGACCACCGAGGGGTGGTGGATGAAGGGCGCCGACGGCACCTTCACCGAGCCCGGGCCGCAGCCGAAGGATCTGGCGCCTGGCGAGAAGTGGATCGACGTCAACATCACGCGCAAGACGCTGGTGGCGATCGAGGGCGACAAGCCGGTGTTCGCGACGCTGGTCTCGCCGGGCCGCAAGTCGAGCAACAAGGCGAAGGATCACTCGACGATCCAGGGCACGTTCCGCATTCGCGAGAAGCACATCGCGGTGACGATGGACGGCGACGGCACCGTGGCGGGCGACTTGCCGTACAGCATCGAGGACGTGCCGTACGTGGCGTACTTCGAGGGTTCGTACGCGCTGCACGGGGCGTTCTGGCACAACAACTTCGGCCGCGAGATGAGCCACGGGTGCGTGAACCTCTCGCCGCTCGACGCGAAGAAGGTCTTCTTCTGGGCGGAGCCGAAGCTGCCGCGCGGGTGGCATGCGGTCTGGTCGACGCCCGAGAACCGCGGCACGCTCGTGGTCGTTCACGAGTAA
- a CDS encoding tetratricopeptide repeat protein codes for MDQFSAHLDRGWDLVQRGDTRGAEASARRALELDPNSPEAHNLLGYVAALEGDGEEAIENYRQAIALDDTYLEAMLNAAEVYIHPLGEYDQAIEMCDQALDLAEVDEEIIDALLLKFDALLAKGDTDEAGRVVEKIPSGPYDNPNHTFLVGRALYEIGQTEKAASLIEEAALKDPRHVEAHYYLGLVRDERGDVRGATQAFLHARDLDIEMGLPPWAPGRDAFQALAQKSISVLNPVLRRYVDGADVYVSDVPGMELVAEGVDPRALVLLDGLATEDPPRSGRGEPPCARIFIYAINVARLSGGVEGIEREISLALEREISATFLEAEQAERPESELN; via the coding sequence ATGGACCAGTTCTCGGCTCACCTCGATCGCGGGTGGGATCTCGTTCAGCGTGGGGATACGCGTGGCGCCGAGGCGTCGGCGCGGCGTGCGCTGGAGCTCGATCCGAACTCGCCGGAGGCCCACAACCTGCTCGGGTATGTGGCGGCGCTCGAAGGCGATGGTGAGGAGGCCATCGAGAACTATCGGCAGGCGATTGCGCTCGACGATACGTATCTCGAGGCGATGTTGAACGCGGCCGAGGTCTACATTCACCCGCTCGGGGAGTACGACCAGGCGATCGAGATGTGCGATCAGGCCCTCGATCTGGCCGAGGTCGACGAGGAGATCATCGACGCGCTGCTCCTGAAGTTCGACGCGCTGCTCGCGAAGGGCGACACGGACGAGGCGGGGCGGGTCGTGGAGAAGATTCCGAGCGGGCCTTACGACAACCCGAACCACACGTTCTTGGTGGGGCGGGCGCTGTACGAGATCGGGCAGACGGAGAAGGCGGCGAGCCTCATCGAGGAGGCGGCGCTCAAGGATCCGCGGCACGTCGAGGCACACTACTATCTCGGGCTCGTGCGGGACGAGCGGGGAGACGTGCGTGGGGCGACGCAGGCGTTCTTGCATGCGCGGGATCTCGACATCGAGATGGGGCTGCCGCCGTGGGCGCCTGGGCGGGATGCGTTTCAGGCGCTCGCGCAGAAGTCGATCTCGGTGCTGAATCCGGTGCTGCGGCGGTATGTCGACGGCGCGGATGTGTACGTGTCGGATGTGCCGGGCATGGAGCTGGTGGCGGAGGGTGTGGATCCGCGGGCGCTCGTGCTGCTCGATGGGCTCGCGACCGAGGACCCGCCGCGGTCCGGGCGTGGCGAGCCTCCCTGTGCGCGGATCTTCATCTACGCGATCAACGTGGCGCGTCTGTCGGGCGGCGTGGAGGGCATCGAGCGTGAGATTTCGCTCGCCCTCGAGCGCGAGATTTCCGCCACGTTCCTCGAGGCCGAGCAAGCCGAGCGCCCCGAGAGCGAACTCAACTAG
- a CDS encoding DEAD/DEAH box helicase → MTDTTLTSSGVPAQDARASDAQAGAAPPPPAPTFDVLPLSAELKETLAEIGYVNPTPVQVAVWEPATRGRDAVVQARTGTGKTAAFGLPIVDHIVKRSAAHAQVLALCPTRELALQVTAEVERLGKRKGVRVVPVYGGAPMPRQVEAIAAGAQVIVGTPGRVLDHLRRGTLDPKGIRLLVLDECDEMLSMGFERELNAILEHLPTERQTLLFSATLPPDIERMARSKLKNPEFVTLSGDHIGALSIEHFVYLVTSDKVGTLLRVLEVENPESAVIFCNTRDETERVAGALQRQGFDADWLNGDLPQSDREKVMSATREGRLRFLVATDVAARGIDISLLTHVINYDFPQDAEAYVHRTGRTGRAGRTGTAISLIAPQDIGGLYLLRLTYKIRPIEKQIPTEGELKTRAEADLVNMFAEAFLSKGTHPEDLSLARRILSHDQAERILAGLLRDHLGARPTAREEAAAARRATPTPKKAAADNGAAEARTQEPRPERGRREGRGDRDRDRDREPRADREAPRGEREARADREAPRGDREAPRGDREAPRGEREGGGRDREARFGEEREGRGDRERRGGRSRRDNRPEMPRPGRGPQVEDVQPVTGADPLPPPKATAVRAPTPVRHADFTSWQPPEEEGDDEPILGDRDDPSVLAAAGARTEPAFEPPAAAPSPRAESSAASADYAEVFVSVGRRDGVRAADLQALLLDQLGLDKDDVKRIRVRERNAFVSVRRTELQRAVQGLSGATLAGRSVMAEPARERTANSPETDEDAPGPVEP, encoded by the coding sequence ATGACCGACACGACTCTCACTTCCTCTGGCGTCCCCGCTCAAGATGCGCGGGCTTCCGACGCCCAGGCCGGTGCGGCGCCCCCGCCCCCGGCGCCCACCTTCGACGTGCTGCCGCTCTCGGCCGAGCTCAAGGAGACGCTGGCCGAGATCGGCTACGTGAACCCGACGCCCGTGCAGGTGGCGGTCTGGGAGCCTGCGACGCGCGGCCGCGACGCGGTCGTGCAAGCGCGCACGGGCACCGGAAAGACCGCGGCGTTCGGCCTGCCGATCGTCGATCACATCGTCAAGCGCTCCGCCGCGCACGCGCAGGTGCTCGCGCTCTGTCCGACGCGCGAGCTCGCGCTGCAGGTGACCGCGGAGGTCGAGCGGCTCGGCAAGCGCAAGGGCGTGCGCGTGGTGCCCGTCTACGGCGGCGCGCCGATGCCCAGGCAGGTCGAGGCGATCGCGGCGGGCGCGCAGGTCATCGTGGGCACGCCGGGGCGCGTGCTCGATCACCTGCGTCGCGGCACGCTCGACCCGAAGGGCATCCGCCTGCTCGTGCTCGACGAGTGCGACGAGATGCTCTCGATGGGCTTCGAGCGCGAGCTCAACGCGATCCTGGAGCACCTGCCCACCGAGCGGCAGACGCTGCTCTTCTCCGCGACGCTGCCGCCGGACATCGAGCGGATGGCGCGCAGCAAGCTCAAGAACCCCGAGTTCGTCACGCTCTCGGGCGATCACATCGGCGCGCTGTCGATCGAGCACTTCGTCTACCTCGTCACCTCGGACAAGGTCGGCACGCTCCTGCGCGTGCTCGAGGTCGAGAACCCGGAGAGCGCGGTCATCTTCTGCAACACGCGCGACGAGACCGAGCGCGTCGCGGGCGCGCTGCAGCGGCAGGGCTTCGACGCCGACTGGCTGAACGGCGACCTGCCGCAGTCGGATCGCGAGAAGGTGATGAGCGCGACCCGCGAGGGCCGGCTGCGCTTCCTCGTGGCGACGGACGTGGCCGCGCGCGGGATCGACATCTCGCTGCTCACGCACGTCATCAACTACGACTTCCCGCAGGACGCCGAGGCGTACGTGCACCGCACGGGTCGCACCGGGCGCGCGGGTCGCACGGGCACGGCCATCTCGCTCATCGCGCCGCAGGACATCGGCGGGCTCTACCTTCTGCGGCTGACGTACAAGATCAGGCCGATCGAGAAGCAGATCCCGACCGAGGGCGAGCTGAAGACGCGCGCCGAGGCCGACCTCGTCAACATGTTCGCCGAGGCGTTCCTGTCGAAGGGCACGCACCCGGAGGATCTGTCACTCGCGCGCAGGATCCTCTCGCACGATCAGGCCGAGCGCATCCTCGCGGGGCTTCTGCGCGATCACCTCGGCGCGCGCCCCACGGCACGCGAAGAGGCCGCCGCCGCGAGGCGCGCCACGCCCACGCCGAAGAAGGCCGCCGCCGACAACGGCGCCGCCGAGGCGCGCACGCAAGAGCCGAGGCCCGAGCGCGGCAGGCGCGAAGGTCGCGGTGATCGTGATCGTGATCGTGACCGCGAGCCGCGTGCCGATCGCGAAGCGCCGCGCGGTGAGCGCGAGGCACGTGCCGATCGCGAAGCTCCGCGCGGTGATCGCGAAGCGCCGCGTGGCGATCGTGAAGCTCCGCGCGGTGAGCGCGAGGGCGGCGGTCGCGATCGCGAAGCTCGCTTCGGTGAGGAGCGCGAAGGTCGTGGTGATCGTGAGCGCCGCGGTGGACGCTCGCGCCGCGACAACCGGCCCGAGATGCCGCGCCCCGGACGCGGCCCGCAAGTCGAGGACGTGCAACCCGTCACCGGCGCCGATCCCCTGCCCCCGCCCAAGGCGACGGCCGTCCGCGCACCCACGCCCGTGCGCCACGCCGACTTCACGAGCTGGCAGCCCCCCGAGGAAGAGGGCGACGACGAGCCCATCCTCGGCGACCGCGATGACCCCTCCGTCCTCGCAGCCGCAGGCGCCCGCACCGAGCCCGCCTTCGAGCCCCCCGCCGCCGCGCCCTCGCCGCGCGCGGAGAGCTCCGCAGCCAGCGCCGACTACGCCGAGGTCTTCGTCAGCGTCGGTCGCCGCGACGGCGTGCGCGCCGCCGATCTGCAGGCCCTGCTCCTCGACCAGCTCGGCCTCGACAAGGACGATGTCAAGCGCATTCGCGTCCGCGAGCGCAACGCCTTCGTCAGCGTCCGCCGGACAGAGCTGCAGCGAGCCGTCCAAGGTCTGTCGGGCGCCACGCTCGCCGGACGCTCGGTCATGGCCGAGCCGGCGCGCGAGCGCACCGCCAACTCCCCCGAGACCGACGAGGACGCTCCCGGTCCGGTCGAGCCGTGA
- a CDS encoding TolC family protein → MARRPWLTASCLALPLALVALPSAAQQGGARPPPPPPPGASTLQATPGAAAGGTAAAGTISVEDPLLPPIPQAQKTLNTWREAVNLVDARSPDLRIAEAEVARAEGLSRQALGRVLPTVTAVGTINRHIILSEGVTPVCPTGGFPVTNPAVPGQAICPGGGAPFLEHRPYPATTMQGQIVGRIPILAPRAWYAVGTARTNADAARSSASESRRLLLANLASAIVNVVAAERTSEINRSGLRTSLERLELTRRRSRLGAGTQLDVVRAEQDANLARTQIVQGDEALRRSREALGLALGEDVPYGVPPNITINEVQQSVMATCTLGKPEDRPDVIAAKAQLRIAERQVTEARLGFLPTAEAQTIFSVNNLPALQQANQRAYNWTIGATLTIPLYEGSRYGELRSARAVVEQQKARVEAAVRQARLDTQQAVRGVEVAEQSLAVSTAARDLARETARLTQVAYEAGTATSFELIDSAQRLRQAELDLAVRELELVRARIAALLASALCDN, encoded by the coding sequence ATGGCTCGACGACCCTGGCTCACCGCTTCGTGCCTCGCGCTCCCCCTCGCGCTCGTCGCGCTCCCGAGCGCAGCGCAACAAGGTGGCGCGCGCCCGCCGCCCCCTCCGCCGCCCGGCGCATCCACGCTCCAGGCCACGCCCGGCGCCGCCGCCGGTGGCACCGCCGCCGCTGGCACCATCTCCGTCGAAGACCCTCTCCTGCCCCCCATCCCGCAGGCGCAGAAGACCCTCAACACGTGGCGCGAAGCCGTCAACCTGGTCGACGCCCGCTCCCCGGACCTGCGCATCGCCGAAGCCGAGGTCGCCCGCGCCGAAGGCCTGAGCCGCCAGGCCCTCGGCCGCGTGCTGCCCACCGTGACCGCCGTCGGCACCATCAACCGACACATCATCCTCTCCGAAGGCGTGACGCCCGTCTGCCCCACCGGCGGCTTCCCGGTGACCAACCCCGCCGTCCCCGGACAAGCCATCTGCCCCGGCGGCGGCGCCCCCTTCCTCGAGCACCGCCCCTACCCCGCCACCACCATGCAGGGCCAGATCGTCGGCCGCATCCCGATCCTCGCCCCCCGCGCCTGGTACGCCGTCGGCACCGCGCGCACCAACGCCGACGCCGCGCGCTCCAGCGCCTCCGAGAGCCGCCGCCTCCTGCTCGCCAACCTCGCCAGCGCCATCGTCAACGTCGTCGCCGCCGAGCGCACGAGCGAAATCAACCGAAGCGGCCTGCGCACCTCCCTCGAGCGCCTCGAGCTGACCCGCCGCCGCTCGCGCCTCGGCGCAGGCACGCAGCTCGACGTGGTCCGCGCCGAGCAAGACGCAAACCTCGCCCGCACGCAGATCGTGCAAGGCGACGAAGCCCTGCGCCGATCCCGCGAAGCCCTCGGCCTCGCCCTCGGCGAAGACGTCCCCTACGGCGTCCCCCCGAACATCACCATCAACGAAGTGCAGCAGAGCGTGATGGCCACCTGCACCCTCGGCAAACCCGAGGACCGCCCCGACGTCATCGCCGCCAAAGCCCAGCTCCGCATCGCCGAGCGCCAGGTGACCGAAGCCCGCCTCGGCTTCCTCCCCACCGCCGAAGCCCAGACCATCTTCTCGGTGAACAACCTCCCCGCGCTGCAACAAGCCAACCAGCGCGCCTACAACTGGACCATCGGCGCCACGCTCACCATCCCGCTCTACGAAGGCAGCCGCTACGGCGAGCTACGCTCCGCCCGCGCCGTCGTCGAGCAACAAAAAGCCCGCGTCGAAGCCGCCGTCCGTCAAGCCCGCCTCGACACGCAGCAAGCCGTCCGCGGCGTCGAAGTCGCCGAGCAATCCCTCGCCGTCTCCACCGCCGCCCGCGACCTCGCCCGCGAGACCGCACGCCTCACGCAAGTCGCCTACGAAGCCGGCACCGCCACGAGCTTCGAGCTCATCGACTCCGCCCAGCGCCTCCGCCAAGCCGAGCTCGACCTCGCCGTCCGCGAACTCGAGCTCGTCCGCGCCCGCATCGCCGCCCTCCTCGCATCAGCTCTCTGCGACAACTAG
- a CDS encoding 3,4-dehydroadipyl-CoA semialdehyde dehydrogenase: MERIESYVAGAWAFGSDKAATLVNPTTEEPIAEASTEGIDFARALDHARSVGGPALRALTFAQRGEILRTLSRAIHASRDALIEAAIQNGGNTRSDAKFDIDGASGTLAHYADLGKQLGDTRFLVDGDGVQLGRSPRFFGYHVLAPRSGAAVHINAFNFPAWGLAEKAACALLAGMPVVSKPATSTALVAYRIAKIFVDTGALPPGAFSFIGGSPGDLLEHLGGQDVLAFTGSADTGFTLRTRPSIARGSVRVNIEADSLNTAVLGPDVTQGSDTFRMFLREVYRDITQKAGQKCTAVRRILVPASVASDVRDELASMLAEAKVGDPSRDEVIVGPLATASQLRDARAGIGKLAAEAKIVLGDGPFERVGVSGDKGYFVPPTLLHCADPDAARAVHEHEVFGPVATLLPYEGKAERAAELVRRGGGMLVGSVYSDDRAFVGDILFDLLPFHGRVYLGSEKIADQTPGPGTVLPQSVHGGPGRAGGGEELGGLRGLAFYSQRTAVQGSRPVIEAILELKK; the protein is encoded by the coding sequence ATGGAACGCATCGAGAGTTACGTCGCCGGCGCGTGGGCCTTCGGATCCGACAAGGCCGCGACGCTCGTCAACCCGACGACCGAAGAGCCGATCGCCGAGGCAAGCACCGAAGGCATCGACTTCGCCCGCGCCCTCGACCACGCACGCTCTGTCGGCGGCCCCGCCCTGCGCGCCCTCACATTCGCCCAGCGCGGCGAGATCCTCCGCACCCTCTCCCGCGCCATCCACGCGAGCCGCGACGCCCTCATCGAAGCCGCCATCCAGAACGGCGGCAACACCCGCAGCGACGCCAAGTTCGACATCGACGGCGCCTCCGGCACCCTCGCCCACTACGCCGACCTCGGCAAGCAGCTCGGCGACACCCGCTTCCTCGTCGACGGCGACGGCGTGCAGCTCGGCCGAAGCCCCCGCTTCTTCGGCTACCACGTGCTCGCCCCGCGCTCCGGCGCCGCCGTGCACATCAACGCCTTCAACTTCCCCGCCTGGGGCCTCGCCGAGAAGGCCGCCTGCGCCCTCCTCGCCGGCATGCCCGTCGTCTCGAAGCCCGCCACGAGCACCGCCCTCGTCGCCTACCGCATCGCCAAGATCTTCGTCGACACGGGCGCCCTTCCCCCCGGCGCCTTCTCCTTCATCGGCGGCTCCCCCGGCGATCTCCTCGAGCACCTCGGCGGCCAGGACGTCCTCGCCTTCACCGGCTCCGCCGACACCGGCTTCACGCTGCGCACGCGCCCCAGCATCGCGCGCGGCTCGGTGCGCGTGAACATCGAAGCCGACAGCTTGAACACGGCCGTCCTCGGCCCCGACGTCACGCAGGGCTCCGACACCTTCCGCATGTTCCTGCGCGAGGTCTACCGCGACATCACCCAGAAGGCGGGCCAGAAGTGCACCGCCGTCCGCCGCATCCTCGTCCCCGCATCCGTCGCCAGCGACGTTCGCGACGAGCTCGCGAGCATGCTCGCCGAAGCCAAGGTCGGCGACCCCTCGCGCGACGAGGTCATCGTCGGTCCCCTCGCCACCGCCTCCCAGCTCCGTGATGCGCGCGCCGGCATCGGCAAGCTCGCCGCCGAAGCCAAGATCGTCCTCGGCGACGGCCCCTTCGAGCGCGTCGGCGTCTCCGGCGACAAGGGCTACTTCGTGCCGCCCACGCTCCTTCACTGCGCCGATCCCGACGCCGCGCGCGCCGTGCACGAGCACGAGGTCTTCGGCCCCGTCGCAACCCTCCTGCCCTACGAGGGCAAAGCCGAGCGCGCCGCGGAGCTGGTGCGCCGCGGCGGCGGCATGCTCGTCGGCTCGGTCTACAGCGACGACCGCGCCTTCGTGGGCGACATCCTCTTCGACCTCTTGCCCTTCCACGGCCGCGTCTACCTCGGCAGCGAGAAGATCGCCGACCAGACGCCCGGACCCGGCACCGTGCTGCCCCAGTCGGTCCACGGCGGCCCCGGCCGCGCGGGCGGCGGCGAAGAGCTCGGCGGCCTCCGCGGCCTCGCCTTCTACTCGCAGCGCACCGCCGTGCAGGGCTCGCGCCCCGTCATCGAGGCGATCCTCGAGCTGAAGAAGTAG
- a CDS encoding CAP domain-containing protein, whose protein sequence is MVKICAPSPGWMLKTAITLVFAALAVGCTDVEYADGQSPQNPLDPEESSVVQKVNQLRASADAPALKVCFSLNVSASVHSDDMREKGYLDDNAPDGSDPVDRACDAGYKPACDNMVGMVEMVAKGNAEGAATFAQWSGDAGTRMLLLDPTFLVVGLGRAMSSDASAIWTLDMSTAEDPSCEAAAP, encoded by the coding sequence ATGGTGAAAATTTGTGCCCCGAGCCCGGGGTGGATGCTGAAAACGGCCATCACGCTGGTGTTTGCCGCCCTCGCCGTGGGTTGTACCGATGTCGAGTACGCCGACGGTCAGAGCCCACAAAACCCGCTCGACCCGGAAGAGTCCTCGGTCGTCCAGAAGGTGAACCAGCTCCGCGCGAGCGCGGATGCCCCGGCCCTGAAGGTGTGCTTCTCGCTCAACGTCTCGGCCTCGGTGCACAGCGACGACATGCGCGAGAAGGGCTACCTCGACGACAACGCGCCCGACGGCTCCGACCCGGTCGATCGCGCGTGCGACGCGGGTTACAAGCCTGCGTGCGACAACATGGTGGGCATGGTGGAGATGGTCGCCAAGGGCAACGCCGAGGGCGCGGCGACGTTCGCCCAGTGGAGCGGGGACGCGGGGACGCGGATGCTCCTTCTGGATCCGACCTTCCTGGTGGTGGGGCTGGGCCGCGCGATGAGCAGCGACGCGTCGGCGATCTGGACGCTCGACATGTCGACGGCCGAGGATCCGAGCTGCGAGGCGGCCGCGCCGTAG
- a CDS encoding serine/threonine-protein kinase → MSSAAALIGYTLANRFRITGFLGEGAMAAVYKGEQDGDPREVAVKVMHPELARDATFARRFRREARSAARISHPNTVRIIDYGVDGRVAYIAMELLTGRDLFEILAIERRLSEARAARILIEICDVLITAHAQGIVHRDLKPENIMILPPAEPGGRERIKVLDFGIAKVLDKEIENTGGPPSSGMVSSALTTVGVIVGTPEYMSPEQCRGEAVDTRCDIYACGVLLYQLVTGNIPFAGESVIDIALKHIRQPPPKPSNYLPFMHKGLEQIILTALEKWPAQRQQTAEDLKAQLQKILPELRTAPFRLGGTAHDAVPPDPTPAPMRRHSTALPVESVRMVSGVDSGEANTMRSPDAAAMRNAAEAAVAAGDPKREGVTITVPNPSGPVLTSSPTLPAHPALKPTGTLGQGMKLPPSVLAKQKEAALAMRKPAVSDEIRAPRKPGRPLKRRPYASIWLLIPVAVLVGITVGAIVFFLTN, encoded by the coding sequence ATGAGCTCCGCCGCGGCCCTCATCGGATACACCCTCGCAAATCGGTTCCGTATCACCGGATTTCTCGGCGAAGGAGCCATGGCCGCGGTCTACAAGGGCGAGCAGGACGGCGACCCGCGCGAGGTCGCGGTCAAGGTCATGCACCCCGAGCTCGCGCGCGACGCCACCTTCGCGCGCCGCTTCCGCCGCGAGGCCCGCTCCGCCGCGCGCATCAGCCACCCGAACACGGTGCGCATCATCGACTACGGCGTCGACGGCCGCGTCGCGTACATCGCGATGGAGCTGCTCACCGGGCGCGACCTGTTCGAGATCCTCGCCATCGAGCGCCGCCTGTCCGAGGCGCGCGCGGCCCGCATCCTCATCGAGATCTGCGACGTGCTCATCACGGCGCACGCGCAGGGGATCGTGCACCGCGATCTCAAGCCCGAGAACATCATGATCCTGCCCCCCGCCGAGCCCGGGGGGCGCGAGCGCATCAAGGTGCTCGACTTCGGCATCGCCAAGGTCCTCGACAAGGAGATCGAGAACACCGGCGGTCCTCCCTCGAGCGGCATGGTCAGCTCCGCGCTCACCACCGTCGGCGTCATCGTGGGCACGCCCGAGTACATGTCGCCCGAGCAGTGCCGCGGCGAGGCCGTCGACACGCGCTGCGACATCTACGCGTGCGGCGTCCTGCTCTACCAGCTCGTCACGGGCAACATCCCGTTCGCGGGCGAGTCGGTCATCGACATCGCGCTCAAGCACATCCGCCAGCCGCCGCCGAAGCCGAGCAACTACCTGCCCTTCATGCACAAGGGCCTCGAGCAGATCATCCTCACCGCGCTCGAGAAGTGGCCCGCGCAGAGGCAGCAGACCGCCGAGGATCTGAAGGCGCAGCTCCAGAAGATCCTGCCCGAGCTGCGCACCGCGCCCTTCCGCCTCGGCGGCACCGCGCACGACGCGGTCCCGCCCGACCCCACGCCCGCGCCCATGCGGCGTCACTCGACCGCGCTGCCCGTCGAGTCGGTCAGGATGGTCAGCGGCGTCGACAGCGGTGAGGCCAACACGATGCGCTCGCCCGACGCGGCCGCGATGCGCAACGCCGCCGAGGCCGCAGTCGCCGCGGGCGACCCGAAGCGCGAGGGCGTCACCATCACGGTCCCGAACCCCTCGGGCCCCGTGCTCACCTCGTCGCCGACGCTCCCCGCGCACCCGGCGCTGAAGCCGACGGGCACGCTCGGGCAGGGCATGAAGCTGCCCCCGTCGGTCCTGGCGAAGCAGAAAGAGGCCGCGCTCGCGATGCGCAAGCCCGCGGTGAGCGACGAGATCCGCGCCCCGCGCAAGCCCGGCCGCCCCTTGAAGCGCCGCCCCTACGCGAGCATCTGGCTGCTCATCCCCGTGGCCGTCCTCGTCGGCATCACGGTCGGCGCCATCGTGTTCTTTTTGACGAACTAA
- a CDS encoding malonic semialdehyde reductase, translating to MTHRLSEEALNQIFREARTHNAWLDQPVDDATLRELYDLAKMAPTSANCSPMRLVFVKSAEAKELLRPALSAGNLAKTMSAPVTAIVAHDTRFYDELPKLFPHTDARSWFTSSAELAQATAFRNGSMQGGYLILAARSLGLDCGPMSGFDNAAVDRAFFPDGRYKSNFLVNLGHGDPAKLHARNPRFEFDEVCKIV from the coding sequence ATGACGCACCGCCTTTCCGAAGAAGCGCTGAACCAGATCTTCCGCGAGGCCCGCACGCACAACGCGTGGCTCGATCAGCCCGTCGACGACGCGACCCTGCGCGAGCTGTACGACCTGGCGAAGATGGCCCCGACGAGCGCGAACTGCTCGCCCATGCGTCTCGTGTTCGTGAAGAGCGCCGAGGCGAAGGAGCTCCTTCGTCCGGCGCTGTCCGCCGGCAACCTCGCCAAGACGATGTCGGCGCCCGTGACCGCGATCGTCGCGCACGACACCCGCTTCTACGACGAGCTGCCGAAGCTCTTCCCGCACACCGATGCGCGGTCGTGGTTCACGTCGAGCGCCGAGCTCGCGCAGGCCACCGCGTTCCGGAACGGCTCGATGCAGGGCGGCTACCTCATCCTCGCCGCGCGCTCGCTCGGCCTCGACTGCGGCCCGATGTCCGGCTTCGACAACGCCGCCGTCGACCGCGCGTTCTTCCCCGACGGGCGCTACAAGTCGAACTTCCTCGTGAACCTCGGCCACGGCGACCCGGCCAAGCTCCACGCGCGAAACCCGCGGTTCGAGTTCGACGAGGTCTGCAAGATCGTCTGA